GGCTTCTGCTATAAGTTAACTCCAGCAAATAGACTATACAAAAGTAATTTATCTTTGATACTTGAATAACAATATTTACATTGCACTTTCCTCCAGAAGGAGGCTATGGACATTTGTAAGTGGTGTACAAGAGTCTCCCTCACTAAACAGCAGCTAGCTCTGTGGCAGAGCCAAGTTGCTCTTTAGCACTGCAGCGTTGCAGTTTGGAATGACTTAAAGCAAATAATATAGAATATGAAATCCAGGTAATCCAGAATATGAAAGGATCATTTAAACCTGCAGAAGGTATTTATGAAACTGGAGTTTAGCTAGAGCTAGTAACATCTGTGGAGTTGTGGTAAGTGCAACTGACTCATGATTCTCAAACCACCAGGATTTTCTTTGGATGCTTCCTCTCCCTGGCACAGTATGTTTTCAAAAGTATTGCTGCTCCATGGGGCACTTAGATCAGATCGAGAGTGATTTCATTTCAGCTTGAACTGCATTCAGAACCAAAGTAAGTTATATAGGTAGAAGCACTCTTATTTCAGAGTATGCTCATATGCTGATTATGTCAGTTTAATTTGCAGCATAACTTAAAACTTTCTAGTGAAGACAGATCCTTAAAGATCACTGGTTACTGTGAGTTCCCATATCCTCTTGATACAGATAGCTGCAGGGCTTTGTCCTCACATGGTGGCCAACACTGCTAGAGGGTGCCTTTTAAGAAACATGGTATAAGTGAACAGGTTTGGGGAAGGATGGCCATGTCATGCCCGTGTATCACTGCCTGCAATTTCACTTGTATTTTTCACTTCTACAGAAGCACAGTGTAGCAGACAATAAAAATCCCATATCCTAAGCACCCAAATCATCAGATCAGTATCCCTGCTAGAGAAGACATGGTTGTTTTTGAAGGTGAATTTTTCAGGCGTTGAGCAATGACCTAAACTCATTTTCAGTGAAGGCAATGTCTCCAATTGATTTTGGTGAACCACAGTTAGGCCGTTGATAAGCAAAATGCAGGCTAATTGCCAAGCATATGTGatctcagaaagaaaacaacccTCAGCACTAAATTGTCATGCTCAAGTATTGTGcagctccattttttttctccagcggGGTATCATGTTCTAGCGACAGAGGAAATGAGCCTGCTGTCCTTGTTTATAGAGCACTTTGGGAACCCTCGGAGTGTAACATGAACACCAGTGGGCTGTGGTTCTCTCCCACCTGGGTTTCAGTTCCAGAGCATGAGACTTTTTCactctctactttttttttttctcctttctgcctaTGCGAGGGAGCACTCAGCCGGTTTGTGAGCAGCTGTTCTGTTTCCTTGTCTGCCTGCAGCGGTACCCAGACAGCTGCACTGTGCGCAGCCAAAGGCGGCCAGAGCAATGCCAAGCTTCGTTAAAAAGTAACAAGATTGGGAAAGAGGGTGGGGAGCAGGAAAATCCCTGACTTGGAGTAGATTCTACAGCACACTGTGAGTGGATGCTGGGGGACCTGGGGGACCTCCGTGTCTAACTAGAGATGTGTTTTCTATGCATCTGTCACAGTAAGTCTCGCCTGCTGACTTGGAGAAAGCTGTTAATCATGGGGTGATGCTGAAGTTCTCTGGGAAAGGAAGTGTTACTGACAGTGGCAAACAGCTTATGTTCGTGTCTCATGGAAACTTAAATGTGCATAAGTGTGTGTTCAGCATCTGCTGTCCCCATACTGTGTGACTCACACCCAGAGAGGGTCAGGTGTGGCTAGGAACAGGCCTGTGACGTGCACTATGACTTTATTTCTTGCAGCCAGCTTTCTTGTGGATGGTAAGGCATTATATTTAAGTATTTGTCCATTCTTGGGTTTATGTGCATGTTTTTCCAGTGATGATCATAGTGTCTGTTTCATGGTTCCGCCTTTGAGCGCTTAGAAATTAGAGAGGAACAATTAGTTCAATGTGCGTGAATCTATGTGGTAGGTTTGTGGCATGTCAGGATTTCAGCTTTTGCCCAACTTAATAttacttttctttgtatttcagaaaaaggCATGGCATACAATTAAAACCATGGTTAACTTACCAGTCATCAGCCCCTTCAAGAAACGCTACTCATGGGTGCAGCTGGCTGGGCATACAGGTGAGATGGATATCTTCAGTGTGTTTGTCTGCGGGGTGGGAatggcagcagcacagaaaatagtgtttcagtgtttttctgtttgcttccttcAGGTAAAAAGGAAGCAGGCAATATCATGTAAATCTGTGAACTAGAACATCTGTCTTTCAGTTGCAGTGGGGACAGGGAAAGGGAGTAACATACCCAAATAACGAGATGAGCAAGGAAGCAGCGGTCAGACTCTGGGGAAGGGCCAGGTGCTGATGAATCCTTGTAAGGCGATACATGTAAAATACCCGCTAGAGGGAAACAAGAGGGACTGGGGAGTTGAAGCCCTAGTCCAGCTGTTGCTGTTGGTTGTGCTATGGGATCATCTTTCTTGACTGAGTAGCCAATATGTTAGTTCCCTAGTGGGAAGGATTACTGTGAGTGCTCCACTCCTGGCAAGGACAGTGTTTCCAATACCAACACCAACCCCCTTGCGTGAAAAACAAATCCCTGAAAACTGACTTGCTGACCAGGTGTTTGCATTGCGAGTCTGTCATTGTTCACTGTATGAGTGCAAGGAGCAGCTCACTTGGCTAGTTCTAGTTTTCTGTCTGTAGAAGTTGGTAAGTCTGTTCCTGATGTAAGCTTTGCTTCATTgctaaggcaaaaaaaacccaacaaagggAAGTCATTAGGTTTGCTTCTCTCGTGCTTCATTTAATTCCTatgcagcccttgttcctccgTGCTTGTGTGGGGTTTATTAGTACACATGTGGGCAGGCACCTACGCTGCATCGTGCTTTCAGGCAGTACCTGAGACACCTCTTTATATGCTAATACACTAATATGGTGCACTGCAAAGCTGTGCAGAGAAATTTATTTAGTCCTAGAGATGTAGCAGCTGCATTTTGCACAACGGTGTTGGAGGGGCTGACTTGTATTGCACAGAGTGCCAAGATGACCCCCATCTTACTgcagtttttatttcagtgtgtatGGGGTTGGCTTGGTCTGTGGGGAGTGGTGCACTGGTCGTGTCATCATAACCCTTTTGAAGGCTTGTGTAGTAGGGTGGAAGAGGGAGGGTTAAGAGGTTACTAGAAGCTGATTAGGAGAGATACTGCTTCAGTTTGCTTTAAATAGTTTTCTGTGGTTGCATTTATTCCACCCTTTTTGCAGCTGTTCTTCTCTGATATGACAAGTTCTTTCTAAACTAAAACCCGGGCCATCACCACCCTCGGCCTTGTGCTGCGGCAGTGCCAGTTCCAGGATTTGTCAGAGAAGAACCAGTTTTCAATGGCTGAAGGATCCTGCTATGATGAAAGTTGAGTGTTAGCCCCAGGATGAATGAGGCTCCTAGTTTGGCGTGTATTTTGTGTTGTGTAGATTAAAAGGGACCCCCTCTGAATGAAACATGAGCTTTCCACAGACGCTATTGGCAGGTTGCAGGACAGGAGAGTGTCTGGACAAGGAGACTCCAGATACCTGGAGTCTAATTACTGCTAGTCCTGGCCTATGCAGACTGTCATTTGGACTGGATACCATTCAGACACAGGGTTGTAAAAAACCAGTTGCACTACAGGCTGCACCTGCAGATGAGCAGGGCTCTGGATAAGCAGCAGTACCTGGCGGTACACGCCTGCGCAGTCACtgcacgtgtgtgcgtgtgtgtgtgtgaagggcAGTGCTTGGCTTCTGGCCTGCTGGTGGCTGTTTAACAATCACTGATTGCCCGTGCCGCCTCGGTAGGCACACCCGCAGCAGGTATACCCTACCTGAGGATTGAGAACAAAGCCAACAGTGGTAGTGTTATGCAGCTTTAAAATAGCCTGTCAGAGGATTAATGAATTCTGACTCACAGCTTCTTCCTGTGCATTTTAGTAAGTATAGTAGTGTTTAATATCCTAACAAAGAGtttagcatggaaaaaaaaaaaaaaaagatggcctGGAGCAGCTGCACTCCTTAAAGCTATAAATTCTAACATGGGAACGTATCCAACCGGACTTTCACTGCCAACGGCTGTGTTTGTCCTGGGAGTCTTATTCTTTTATGTAAAGCATATTATCTTTTCTGTTCAGGGGAAGTCTTTAACTCGTGTCATGAGGCTGAGGTAGATGAAGCTGGAGTGCTGGTgaaggtgtttttcttttttgtgggtCAGTCTTGTCACCacttgtttgattttcttttctaggGAGTTTCAAGGCAGCTGATAGTGGAAAGATTCTCAAACGCTTCTCAGAGAATGAAAAGGAGTGTTTTGAGCGATTGATGAAAGACCCACTACGCTCCTGCGTCCCTTGCTTCCATGGTGTGGTGGAGAGAGATGGCGAGAGCTACATTCAGCTGGATGACTTGCTTACTGATTTTGAAGGGCCTTGTGTGATGGACTGCAAGATGGGGATCAGGTGAGGTACACGAAAGAGAAAGTGCTTTTTAACCCAAATGCATTTGAAGGAAGGGGGGAGATGTGGTCATGCTCTGTCTAGAGAAGTTTGGTAGCATTTTGAGAGCCTTGGGATTCAGTCCAGACAACCTGTTGTTGGTTTGGCAGTCACCTTGGACAGCCTGAGGGGAAACTATGTCCCCCTGTTACCTGATTGTACATGGATTCTGGAAACTGATCTGTAGCCTCAAAAACTATCCATACTGAGAAATTTTCAGGGGTGGTTTAAGATATAGTTTCCCTTCAGTGGCCTAATaatacttggggaaaaaatgacATGATTCATTCACTACCAGTTCATTTAATCTTTGTGTATTCAGTGATTCAAGAAACCCTATGGCGTAAAATTCTCATCTCGGTGTGAATGACTGAGTAACAGCGTGAAAGCCCATTTCTAGCGCTTGATTGAGTCTTGGTATTGATCTTTTCTGTAGAGAGTTACCATGTACTCAGGACTGACCTGTGTTTTTCCCTACTCTGACATCTCTGTGATGCTATCACCTTGTTCTCCAGActctcacttttcttttccttttcttgtctgTGAAGGAAAACCTCAAAAATGTTATCTAAGCATAACAAAGAGATAAGAAATCTGTTGAGAGCCTGGAGTAACAGTACAGAGAGGTATGAACTGTCGTAATAGTCTTTTGGGTGTCAGCTCAGATGCTCAAGAGTTTTCGTCATAAATGAGTTATTCAACTTACAGGAGTGCAGATGAGCCTTTTCAAATAGATGTGCAAAATCTTAAACGAATTAGCTAAATCAGAATAGAAATGTGTAGCACTGCTATGCCCAGAAGAAAGAGTAGAAGGATTTGCAGTGCAGTGCATATTTTATTCAAAGTAGGTGACATTCTGGTAATGAGTGACAGCATCTCCTAAACACTAGCCTGGCTTATTACGCTGTGATGAAGAAAGTATGCTTCAGGCACCTGACAAGGTGCAAGCTTTAGGAGTCCAGGGGAACGTAGAGAACATAGGTAGTGCCTTTCTAAAGGTTACCAGGTGGACAGGTTGAGTGTCATAACAGCAAAATGTGGAAGGCTTGTCACCTTCACCTTCCTGTTCTTCGGGTTAGCTCTTCTGGTTTGGAACTGCTTTACTCTTAATTTAATCTCCGTTACTCTTTAATCTTTACTGTATGAGGAGTGAATCTGTCTTTCACTGTGATGCATTAAGTAAACCCCTGATTGCCTTCTGAGGCCTAAAAAGTCACACGTGACAGATGTTAGCTTTTTTTtaggagagaagagaaagtaaGACTTCAGCAGCCCTATTTGCTTTTGATTTCATTGTAAGTGATCTCTCCTAACTGTCCTCTGAAAACACAGTTCTATTTCATGGCACAGTAGGAATTCAGCTTTCTTTTATTTGCAGTTGTAACAATAACATATAACAGTAAGTAAAGGTATAGTTAGAACAAATGCACGACACAATTCCCGATTCCTGCGGCTGTTTCTTTAAATACGCCTGTGCAGTCATCAGTCTGTGTTCTTTAGTTTCCCCATATGTGGAACTGGGGTAATGATATCACTTAGTTAACGTTTCTTGAGGCCAGTTTATAAGctgtaaaaagaaacatttgagtAGTCCTTACAGTTTTGTTGGGATGTGGTGTTTTTGCAGGACATACCTGGAGGAGGAGTTGACTAAGGCCCGTGAGAAACCAAAGCTGCGTAAGGACATGTACAAGAAAATGATTGAAGTTGATCCTCTTGCTCCCACGGCTGAAGAGAATGCCCAGCATGCTGTCACCAAACCCCGATACATGCAGTGGAGGGAAACCATCAGCTCTAGTGCCAACCTGGGCTTCAGGATTGAAGGGATTAAGGTAATAATTTCCCTTCTGCCTGTTCTTGGAGGCTGaacttgtttgattttttttgattAATCGAAAAGGTAGTGTGCATTAGTAGGCCAGGTTTTCCAAAGGACTATGTGAAGTGCACTGATCGAATCCACAGAGTTCACTGTATTGTGGTTTTAAAACATCCATTGTAATTATAAGAGTTGTGCCAATGAAGTGAAGCACCAAATGCACATCAGCCATACTTGGTTCAGCCGCAGAGACGTTGCAGGAAGGACTGAAGCAGGTACACAGTGTAGATAGAATGAAGGAGACAGTTATAAGGAAGAATTCAGAACTGAAGAAATAACTGCCTCTCCCCATGCAATTACTTGTTTTATCCAGGAACTATACATATTTATTCCAAGTGAATCACAGTAAAGTGTTTTTGTTCCAGTTATGTTTATTTGCAAGGTATGTTAAAAGCATTAGTTTAGATACTCTTGGGATTGAGGAAACCCCTCCTCCTTTTAAGTACATGACAATATCCAGTATAGATGGAGCTGGAATAAAGCTGAAAACAACCAAGAATAAAATTTTTCCATCAACAAAGTCCATCTGCTGTTCCTGATGGATATCTTTGTGCCCCTGTACCATTCCTAGGATACTACCTTACTGCCACGAAAGAACTTTGGCAATTTTCTTTCCTACCCGTTAATTCTTTATATTTGTTGTGCCCCGTGGCAATGTTGGGTACCCAACCAGAAGCCCATTAGGACTTACTCTCAGAATATCAACCACCTGCCTCAGTTACTTCAATGCTGACACTTGCTGGGATGCAGAAGCCTGCTTTCTGCTCGCAGAGGCCTCTCACAGCTAGCCTTAAACTGGTTcctttgggttttggtggtggtgtacCTGTAGCAGCACAGAGCGTGGCGGGGGCTGcccaaacccacccaccccaccccccggaTGGGTACTTGTTACCTGAAGCCTGTGGTGGGACAGCTGTGAAGAGGTCAGCAAGGGTTACCCTGTGTGATTTCAGCATGTTCCCAGAGCATACACATTTAATTTAGATATGTTAGGACATTGCAAACTGTAATCTGGATTAGTTTTGCTACCATTTCATAGTTCAGGCATGTAGGAAGAAGAAAGGGTTAAAAGAAGGTGATGCTGATGAGCCATGGCTCTTTAAACACCCCTTTCTTTGCTTCCCTGTGTTGTCTTCTCCCTTCCTCACTCACAGATTCTCCTGCTGTGATACAGGAACTAGGGCTTCCAGCTCATGCTGTGCTGGCCCCCTGCACGCTGTGCCTCCCACTCCTGGCTGTTAGACACAGGCATCCTCAGGCAGGATCCGTCTGGGCGGTAGATGATCTGGCTCCCGTCCAGCCAAGACACTTCCTGTCTTACCCTTTAGCCATCTCATGATGTTATCAATATACCTGTTTTAGTCCTGTACCATCTTAGGTCTTTTGGATGCTCTGTGTAATGGAATCAGAAGCCCAGATGATCTTGAAACCTTTTACATATGTTCTTGGGAAGATAGTTGGTCAGCGTAGAAGTCGTACAGATCTATGCTGAATCCTGGAGAGTGTCTGAACTAAGGGAGCACAGGGGAGCTCCAGTAAAGCCTCCTGATTGTTCTTTGTGGTTTGCTTGGCTGTCAGAGGTGGGTAGGAGCCATATGGCACACAGACTGCATGATGTTTCTGTTGCAGACACTGCTGTAACTGCAAAACAGGACACAAATACTTAGTCCTTGGAGTGGTGCAGTACATTACCTTTTCCTCTATCTCCCTGTGCTGTTATGAGGGATATAGGTAtcacttcctcttttttttgtttatatggaGAAATGGTGACAGAAAGTGATTTGTTCAAGCAGAACAGCTAGTCTGTACTCCCTGCACTGTTTCACCGTAGCTGAACTGTGTATCCAGTTCTGTGTATTTGCAGAAAAGCAAAGCCGTGCTGCAGAGATCCCCATTTTGAGAGGAGACCCTATAAGGATCAGTGGTGCCAGCTAGTGGCTGATGGAGAAAAAGGGGTTGTTCTCCCCGAGTGCGCTGGTAACTCCTAGAGTTGGCTGAGCAGGTATCTTGGGTTCAGTCATTCAGAAACAGTCCTGCCCTGGGGCCACTGAAGTAAGAAGCGGAAGCAAAGTGAAATCATAGAAGCCTTTTTGTGAAGTGGCTGCCGATAAATGAGATCTGATTCACTGTATGCACTCCTTCTTCATTAGTGGGGTACTTTTCTCTTTAGCTTGATTCGTCTCTTTTCCTTGCCTTGCTTCCATATCTCTGAAATTGAACCAGGTTCATTTATGGGGTTTGTCACTCTTCCTCTTATGAAAAATAGTTGAAACCGTTGGGTTTCCTTACAGCTGGCACCTGACACTCAGTCTCTTGTGCCTGCCAGATTCAGAATGCAGGTTTCCTCTCTGGAAGGGGTTGTCTGAAGGTTAGGCATCTCAAACATTGTTTCCACGTCCCATTTGCAGAGCAGGGATGCATGGGGCTGAGAATCAGGAGTTCTGGCTTCCCATTCTGTCACTGAGTCTGTGTAGTTTGGGAAGTTACTTTTTCCTTCGGTACCATTCCTTCAGCTGTAGATCTGGGATAGCCCTTTTCCCAGGAGGACATCAGATTCGATTCATAAACCTCTGTGAATCCATTTAGGTCATGACCTTAAGCCCGAGCTCTTTAAAGCAAGTCAGCAGAGGAATCTGAGCGAGACCAGGCAGGTTAAAATAGGTAGCACTGTTCTGTGGAGCCACCAAGCCTGGCCTCCTGCCAGCCATCTAATGAGAAGTGCTGCAAGCGGCCCCCGAGCTGCACTGCGCAACAGACCGCTCTGCCGAGCAGGAATGGATGGGGAGCCCTCGACAAAGGTGTGACTCCAAGGAGCGAGTCAGGCAAGTGCCTCCCGGGGATCAGGTACATCTGGAGTTGTTGCAAGGACCTGCTGTAGAATATGAGGGATGGTGTCATTCAAAACCTGGATGTTGTTAACAGCAAGGAAAGACAGGCCGCGGTTACGTTTCCTGCCAACCACTGCAAAGGAACAAAATCCATAAAAGTGTTTCTAAACACCAGGGAAGCGAGCAACTGCTCTGTCCAGACAAAAATGGATGAAAAGGGAACGCACAGCAGCTATTCCAGACTTACTCTGGGATTTGGGGCAcagggagaaattatttttaaaacagtcttaCTCCAGTGAAGAGGTACGAGGCATCAGACTGAGTTCCAGATTTCTGTGTGCTGTTGAGTATTACCATGCACCAGATCAGATGGCTCCCAACTTTCACTGCCTACCTGCTGAACTTCTCTTGCATAACTTACACATCTCATCAGGCTGACATGCCACACTTATATCTGGCCCACAGCATtggaagaaaattctgtttattcTGCTGCTAGAAAGTCTGGTAGGTGGGAGGCTGTTCTGCATGGCTTTGCCATTCAGTCAGTTCATTCTCCTGCATGATAAATCTGGAAATTTAGcattatcagatttttttcatgtatataCTAGGAGCTGAGTTCTGCTGTGGAGTAAATAGTGTTTCACCTGCTGAGACTGGAGCTGAATTTACCCAGTTTTGGTTCGGTGACTTAACATGTAGGAGGGAACATGTTTTGATGACCTGTTGATTTATAATGGAAATGAGGGATTTACTCAGACTGATACAATGGAGAGGAATACAGGTTGGCAATCCTGCAGGCTTTTAGTGGACACGAGGCTACCAACTGCAGTAATTGCTGTATTTCACATGCGCATCCTAAAAGCTCCTGTTTGTGTCTCTTGAAGCAACAGGGGTGTTCTTGGAGAAATGCATATTCATATAGTGGATGTTGACAGATTTCTCTGATTCCAGCACTGCTCTTAGTTACTTGTAGCTCCGCAAACACAAACTGGTCACTACCAGCACATGAAATGACTTGTTTTTTCCGCAGCAGGATGCTTCTGTACTGAGCCTTCCTGCTAGCACAAAAATACTCTGACTTTCTCCAGCACCCAGTTGGATACCAGCATGCCCGCGCTGTCCTCTGCCAAAATTCACACACCTGCTTTGTCACTGCTCGCATTGCCAATCCTGGGTTGTTCCTGACTGCAACTAGCTTTCCGTTCTGTGACTTCTGGGTCACATTAATGTGCAAAGGTATCTCAGGAACAGAGTCTTAACTGTAATTCTTTGATTTCCCcattgcaaaacaaaaccaaaaaggactGGTAAAATTGGGTTTAAAAATGTCCCCTTACAGCCCCAGCCAGGGTTTGACTACACCAGGCTAGATGAGAGGACAACCAAAGAGGTCACTGTGGTTTGCCCCATTGAACTTTGCACTGCTAGTACTGGCACGTGAGAAAACCCTCCTGCAACTGGTAATATcgtgagttgttttttttttaactgcactCAACAGGAAATGAAATGCCATTTAAAGTTACCCAATCAGCTTTTGTATCTCTTCTCCTCCGCTGCTTGCTTGGTTTATCTGCTCTCTTCCTGTTCAACTACTCCCTTTCATCTGGTTAGCAAGAGCTGAGCTGTTGATGGTTCAAGAGGATTGACTGATGAGGGGAATGATATGTGTGTAGCGTAAATCGTCTCTGTGCTTTTTTGTGCAGAAGGCGGATGGAACATGTAACACAAACTTCAAAACTACGAAGACACAGGAGCAAGTTCTACAGGTTTTTGTGGAATTCATTGAGGGCAACACAACTATTCTGGTGAGTCTGAACTCTTCAGGTTCACTGATCTTTGACCCAATGAACTTCTTTCAGAGCCGTGCTTCCTCTGGTACAAGAAAAGTGAATTAAACTACCAAGAGAGAAAATGGTTTTGACTTCCAGTCCCTCTCAGCAGATGGAGTGGACATGGAGACTTGGTGGGCTGTGAGAAGTAGTTGGCTGAGAGCAGTTCTGTCAGCTCTCGCCGTGAGTTCACCCAGAGTTCCTTGTGCTAGCAAAACGTCAGTCGAGCTAACTTACAGCTTGCCACCTTCGACCATGGGTGTTAGATGCATCAGAGGGATGACGATGTCTAAGCAAGGTTTGTGTTGGCAGGAAAACTTGTGATTTGGGAATTCAGTCTGGAGAGGCTAAAACCAGAGCATGGGGGCAGGAAGTGAGATTGGTGGCTGGCTGTGCTCCTGTGGGTGAGACTCGCCTCGAAGAGCAGCTCCTGCGCTGCTTCACGGGAGCACAGCAGGCGTGGGGTACGTGGCGTGACGTGTCTCTTGTCTTTGGAGCTTCAAAGGATGCCCCAGTGTTTTGCTGCAGTGTAGAAGCTGTTCTGAAGGGACATTAGCCATCCGGGAAGAGCATGCTTGGTAACACAGGGcagcattaaaaatgtatacTGGAGCTTTATACGTTAGGCCGTAATTtgtaattacttatttttaaccCCCCCCACCTATGGTTGAAGCTCCTTGTCTCTCTAACACAATTTCATTCTTTTCACTGTGGAGAACTGAAAGATTTTTAATTGCTTgcaacttttttctctttattacaaagaagaaagaagggatGCACAAAGTCTTACTGCATCTGAAGCAAGGCAGATGAATACGCTTGGTGTAACAAACCCAGCAGAGAAACTCCAGGCTGTTCATTCACTGTGAAGGCCTGTTGAAGTGTATTTTCAGATTGACTTCCAAATGATGAACCTGTTGAAGGACCTCTAGGACCTCGAAGGGCGTAAAATTAACATGATCTCTTCATTATATTGACTCTTGTTAACAGACTGTCTTCATTCATTCCTTACTTAAATGTttatgggttgggttttttctcctcttcctccagaaAAAATACCTCAAGCGTCTGCAGGAAATTCATATCATTCTTGAATCCTCAGACTTCTTCAAGCGACACGAGGTGAGCAGTGAGCGTAATGCTGTGGAGGTGCATTGCTGCTTTGTTTGGTCTTCAGGTGTACTTCAGCATAGCCTGCTGTATTAGCATCAAAGAATTTGTAGTAGAAGAAAGCTAATATATGTTAACAACACAGACACCGCAAAGCTTCCATCACAATGATACAGAATATTAATCCAGTTGAGGAGTAAGAAATCCTCCCATCTTCTATCCCAGAATTTATAGCTCTGGGCCACTGCAGGGAGTGGTTTATCAGTACCAGTTTCCTGTGGTTTCTCTAATCTTGGTGTGTTCCAGTGGGAATCTTTACAGGGAAATGGCAACATGGAAGCTTGCATTTGGTACAGTAGCACTCACTTGTAGTTTGGCAGTGAAGGCCCTTTTAGTTATACTGGATTTATGTTGAAACACGGTATAATTCTGTTCTGTATGTTCTGCTTATATGCTTATCTGTGGATAAGGCATCATTAGCACTGTACATTCTGCTTGTTACAGCTCAAGATTCTGAGATCAGACATTTTACCTTGTTGATGTCTTCTTGTTGCTAGAGGCATTTTTGTTAATGATCGGTCATGGTCTGTCTCTGAAAGCAGTCACTGGCTTTTGTTGAATTGCTCAAATTGAGACCTGCTGCTCAGTGAGCTGGGGAATcgcttttcttccctttgtctACAGGGTCCTTTTTGCCATCTACACGCCTGTTTGTATGTTACAGATTGATATGGTTATGCAAATGGGGCATGTAAATTGTCAGTATTTAAGTTGAGCCCAAAAGTCTGTTGGGTCACAGGTGAGAAGGTCATCTGCGTGGCGAGAAGTGTTAAGTGATAGCGGAGAGCCAGAGCTGTGTTTTTAACCACGTCATCTCAATCTGTCTTCCAGGTCGTTGGAAGTTCACTACTTTTTGTACATGATGGCAGTGGGAATGCCAATGTGTGGCTGATCGATTTTGGAAAGACCACCCTTCTCCCTGATGGGCAGACACTGGATCACAGGATCCCCTGGCAAGAAGGCAACAGGGAGGATGGGTACCTGCTGGGGCTGGACAATTTGATTGGCATCTTGGAAAGCATCACTGAAAGATGAGTTGAGAATGGCACAAAACTGGCAGGGCTTCTCTGTAACTTTCTGCTCTACTGGGCTCACTCAGTTAGAAGGAAACCTTTAACTCCCTTCAAACTCCTGAGGTCATCAGTGCAGAGGGAGCTGCATCCAGAACCCAGCAGTTAGTGATCAAAATGACTTTGCATCGGCCCTCTATGAACCTAAATAACTCCGGACTGGTCTGTATTGCACCAGCCCAGCTTCAGACTGGTCCTCAGAGAATGAAGATCTCTGTACTCAGGAATCACACCAGCATGAGTCAAGAGGTCTGTGTGGCAGCCCAGAATGATTCCAATTCCTGGCAAACAGATGGGACTCCAGATTACCTCTTAGTGAGCCAGAGCA
Above is a genomic segment from Athene noctua chromosome 6, bAthNoc1.hap1.1, whole genome shotgun sequence containing:
- the ITPKA gene encoding inositol-trisphosphate 3-kinase A, producing the protein MHAPGRRPWGAARQPPGADRAMEPRAGLHDSPDLSRAKRLSVGELRSLFEARCAAVAAAAARQLPDPAKRGCRPPNGVLPPVIPRLTVTAEEGEEAQGSPQARPAHPEGGWLRTDSSLHLQSRRLSTSSLSSTGSSSLLEDSEDDVLSDTEGRSQGIVHLEHGEDTNQKKAWHTIKTMVNLPVISPFKKRYSWVQLAGHTGSFKAADSGKILKRFSENEKECFERLMKDPLRSCVPCFHGVVERDGESYIQLDDLLTDFEGPCVMDCKMGIRTYLEEELTKAREKPKLRKDMYKKMIEVDPLAPTAEENAQHAVTKPRYMQWRETISSSANLGFRIEGIKKADGTCNTNFKTTKTQEQVLQVFVEFIEGNTTILKKYLKRLQEIHIILESSDFFKRHEVVGSSLLFVHDGSGNANVWLIDFGKTTLLPDGQTLDHRIPWQEGNREDGYLLGLDNLIGILESITER